In the genome of Capra hircus breed San Clemente unplaced genomic scaffold, ASM170441v1, whole genome shotgun sequence, one region contains:
- the CERK gene encoding ceramide kinase produces MGHSRPRDHEGASSRGRSSSGSAVWVWMPAPVGWGALLGGDAVASAEKTCHHVCYVDKRCTCERLNLADLVLFFFSAKQQMKLWATRPKVMQGHSGCHSAVVSFSYRRNEARRRAHRPPSQRGPRGGAVRLCVKVDGVPTRFAGCGVFADACAVPISEIITVEETDINGKQYTSGKWQKMEKPYAFTVHRVRRARRHRWRWAQVTFWCPEEQLYHLWLQTLRELLETLTSRPKHLLVFINPLGGKGQGKRIYEKKVAPLFTLASITTEIVVTERANHAKESLYELDIDKYDGIVCVGGDGMFSEVLHGLVGRTQRDAGVDQNQPRATLVPSPLRIGIIPAGSTDCVCYSTVGTNDAETSALHIIVGDSLSMDVSAVHHNSTLLRYSVSLLGYGFYGDIIRDSEKKRWMGLARYDFSGLKTFFSHHCYEGTVSFLPAQHTVGSPRDRKPCRAGCPVCRQSRQQLEEEQRRARYSLDGTEEVEEWKVRCGQFLAINATNMSCACPRSPQGLSPAAHLGDGSSDLILIRKCSRFNFLRFLVRHTNQGDQFDFTFVEVYRVKKFQFVSKPAEDEDSSVLGRGKKRLGQLCSEHPTSCCCRASSSSWNCDGEVLSSPAIEVRVHCQLVRLFARGIEESPKQESRG; encoded by the exons ATGGGGCACAGCCGGCCCAGGGACCACGAGGGCGCCTCCAGCCGTGGCAGGAGCAGCTCGGGGAGCGCCGTCTGGGTGTGGATGCCAGCCCCGGTCGGGTGGGGGGCGCTGCTCGGGGGAGACGCGGTGGCCAGCGCAG AGAAAACCTGTCACCACGTCTGTTACGTGGACAAGCGGTGCACATGTGAAAGATTGAATCTTGCTgacctggttttgtttttcttctcagcCAAGCAGCAGATGAAGCTGTGG gccaccaggcCAAAGGTGATGCAAGGTCACTCCGGGTGTCACAGCGCCGTCGTTTCATTTAGCTATCGCAGAAACGAAGCCCGTCGGCGCGCTCACCGGCCTCCGAGCCAGCGGGGGCCCCGAGGAGGGGCCGTGCGCCTCTGTGTGAAGGTGGACGGGGTTCCCACCCGCTTCGCTG GGTGTGGTGTCTTTGCAGATGCCTGCGCTGTGCCTATCTCCGAGATTATCACTGTTGAGGAAACGGACATTAACGGGAAGCAGTACACCAGCGGAAAATGGCAGAAAATGGAAAAGCCGTACGCTTTCACAG TGCACCGTGTTCGGAGGGCCCGGCGGCACCGCTGGCGGTGGGCGCAGGTGACGTTCTGGTGCCCAGAGGAGCAGCTGTACCACCTGTGGCTGCAGACCCTGCGGGAGCTGCTGGAGACGCTGA CATCTCGGCCGAAGCACTTGCTGGTGTTCATCAACCCGCTCGGAGGGAAAGGACAGGGCAAGCGGATCTACGAGAAGAAAGTGGCCCCGCTGTTCACACTGGCCTCCATCACCACCGAGATCGTTG TAACTGAACGTGCCAACCATGCCAAGGAGAGTCTGTATGAGCTCGACATCGACAAGTACGACGG CATCGTGTGCGTGGGCGGAGATGGCATGTTCAGCGAGGTCCTGCACGGCCTGGTAGGCAGGACGCAGAGGGACGCCGGTGTGGACCAGAACCAGCCCCGGGCCACGCTGGTGCCCAGCCCCCTGCGCATCGGCATCATCCCCGCAG GGTCGACAGACTGCGTGTGCTACTCGACCGTGGGCACAAACGACGCGGAGACCTCGGCTCTGCACATCATTGTGG GGGACTCGCTGTCCATGGACGTGTCGGCCGTACACCACAATAGCACGCTGCTGCGGTATTCAGTGTCCCTGCTGGGCTACGGCTTCTACGGGGACATCATCAGGGACAGCGAGAAGAAGCGGTGGATGGGCCTCGCCAGATACGACTTCTCAG GGTTGAAGACCTTCTTCTCTCATCACTGCTACGAAGGCACAGTGTCCTTCCTGCCAGCTCAGCACACAGTGGGCTCCCCAAGGGACCGGAAACCCTGCCGGGCGGG GTGCCCCGTGTGCAGACAGAGCAGGCAGCAGCTGGAGGAGGAGCAGCGGCGGGCGCGGTACAGCCTGGACGGCACGG AGGAGGTGGAGGAGTGGAAGGTCCGCTGCGGGCAGTTCCTAGCCATCAACGCCACCAACATGTCCTGCGCTTGTCCCCGGAGCCCCCAGGGCCTCTCCCCGGCTGCCCACCTCGGGGACGGCTCCTCCGACCTCATCCTCATCCGGAAGTGCTCCCGGTTCAACTTCCTGCGCTTTCTGGTCAGGCACACCAACCAGGGCGATCAG TTTGACTTCACCTTCGTGGAAGTCTATCGCGTCAAGAAGTTCCAGTTTGTGTCGAAGCCCGCGGAAGACGAGGACAGCAGCGTGCTGGGCCGCGGGAAGAAGCGGCTGGGACAGCTGTGCAGCGAGCACCCTACCTCCTGCTGCTGCCGCGCCTCCAGCAGCAGCTGGAACTGCGACGGGGAGGTGCTCAGCAGCCCAGCCATCGAGGTCAG GGTCCACTGCCAGCTGGTCCGGCTCTTCGCACGAGGAATCGAAGAGAGCCCCAAGCAGGAGTCCCGCGGCTGA